GAGAATGTCGGCGCAGGCGCGCCAGGAGTTCTACTTCGGGAGGGCCGAGCGTCCCGAGGAATGGCTCTCCCGGATCGAAGCGGTCACGCTCGACCAGGTCGAGGAAGTGACGCGCGAGACCTTCTCCGGCGATTCGCTGTCGCTGTCGATCGTCGGCGACGTGGGGGAGTTGCGGTATTCGGGTAGGGATTTAGCGGCCGCCGTCGCTTAGTGCCCCTCCGCGGAAATAGCGTGCCATTTGCGCCTGCGGCTTGCGGACGAGGGCCAGACGCGTCGCGGGAGCAGATGCCGTTCGCATCGGGCCCGCGACGCAACGCCGCCATCGTTCGCAATGTGCTGGCGCCCTTCGGGTTCGGGCGGCGCGGGGCAATCTGCGGCGCCGCCGCGACTCGACGATGGCAACGCATCGCCATCATCGCGGCGACTGGCAGCTTACCCCGCGGCGCTCCGAACAAATGTCACGGTATTTCCGCGGAGGGGCACTTAGGCGGCGCGTCCATACGCACGGTTATACGGGACGCGGAGCGCCGGCCGGCGGCGCTCGACGACGCCACGGTACGCCACGGCCGCCGGCCGCGCCGAACCCGTCTTCCCGCACGTCTGGCCGCGCCTCGGACGTGCACCAACCGATCACACCCGTTTCGTCAGACGTTCTTGATCACCGCAAGTGTTGACCCGCCGATGCGCGGCCAGACGCGAGCCTGACGGGATGCGGGTCGCCCGCGGCGTCCCGAGGCCTGCCCGGGCGTAGGCCGCAGGGCGACGCGGGCGGCACGCGCCGTGTGCCGTCGCACTGGCGTGCTCGGCGATCGACGCATCCGCCGCCAACGCGGCGTCTGCTGGATACCGGCTCGATGTATGGTCCGCGCGCACTCTAAGTACAATCGACCAATGCCGATCACCGTTTCCGTCCGCGTCCTCCCCCACGGCGAAGGCCTTCCGCTTCCGCTCTACGCGACCGAAGGCGCGGCGGGGTGCGACCTCCACGCCGCGGTGGGAGATCCGGTGACTCTCGAGCCCGGGGCCCGCGAGGCGATCCCGACCGGGCTCGCGCTCGCGATCCCCCGCGGCTACGAAGGGCAGGTGCGGGCGCGCTCGGGGATCGCTCTCCGGCACGGCATCGCGTGCGTCAACGCGCCGGGAACGATCGATTCCGATTACCGGGGAGAGGTCAAGGTCATCCTCGGGAATCTCGGAACGGAGCCGTTCAAGATCCGGCGCGGCGACCGGATCGCCCAGCTCGTCATCGCTCCGGTCCTCCGCGCGGCCTTCGAAGCCGTCTTCGAGCTGCCCGAGTCGGCGCGCGG
This sequence is a window from Thermoanaerobaculia bacterium. Protein-coding genes within it:
- the dut gene encoding dUTP diphosphatase, giving the protein MPITVSVRVLPHGEGLPLPLYATEGAAGCDLHAAVGDPVTLEPGAREAIPTGLALAIPRGYEGQVRARSGIALRHGIACVNAPGTIDSDYRGEVKVILGNLGTEPFKIRRGDRIAQLVIAPVLRAAFEAVFELPESARGEGGFGSTGP